The Streptomyces aurantiacus genome includes a region encoding these proteins:
- a CDS encoding Zn-dependent alcohol dehydrogenase, translating to MRGVIFDGRQTQVVDDLEVRDPGPGEVLVAVSAAGLCHSDLSVVDGTIPFPVPVVLGHEGAGVVEAVGAGVTHVRPGDHVSLSTLANCGTCAECDRGRPTMCRKAIGMPQRPFVRAGQPLYQFASNSAFAERTLVKAVQAVRIPQDIPMASAALIGCGVLTGVGAVLNRARVDRGDSVVVIGTGGIGLNVIQGARIAGALTVVAVDSNPAKEEVARRFGATHFLTSTEGVRDVLPTGADHAFECVGRVELVRQAVDLLDRHGQAVLLGVPPATAEASFLVSSMYLDKSILGCRYGSSRPQRDIALYAEMYREGRLLLDELVTGTYPVEDFEKAAADARAGRVARAVLTF from the coding sequence ATGCGGGGCGTGATCTTCGACGGCAGGCAGACCCAGGTGGTGGACGACCTGGAGGTACGGGACCCGGGGCCGGGGGAGGTGCTGGTCGCGGTCTCGGCGGCGGGGCTGTGCCACAGCGACCTCTCCGTGGTGGACGGGACCATCCCCTTCCCCGTACCCGTGGTGCTCGGCCACGAGGGCGCGGGAGTCGTGGAGGCGGTCGGCGCGGGCGTCACCCACGTCCGGCCCGGCGACCACGTCTCCCTGTCCACGCTCGCCAACTGCGGTACGTGCGCGGAGTGCGACCGGGGGCGGCCCACCATGTGCCGCAAGGCGATCGGGATGCCGCAGCGGCCGTTCGTACGGGCCGGGCAGCCGCTGTACCAGTTCGCGTCCAACTCCGCCTTCGCGGAACGGACGTTGGTGAAGGCCGTGCAGGCGGTGCGGATCCCGCAGGACATCCCGATGGCGTCGGCGGCCCTGATCGGGTGCGGGGTGCTGACGGGGGTCGGGGCCGTGCTGAACCGGGCGCGGGTGGACCGCGGGGACAGCGTGGTCGTCATCGGCACGGGCGGCATCGGGCTCAACGTCATCCAGGGCGCGCGGATCGCCGGGGCCCTCACCGTCGTGGCGGTGGACTCGAACCCGGCGAAGGAGGAGGTGGCCCGGCGGTTCGGCGCGACGCACTTCCTGACCTCGACGGAAGGAGTGAGGGACGTCCTTCCCACCGGCGCGGACCACGCCTTCGAATGCGTCGGCCGGGTCGAACTCGTCCGCCAGGCCGTCGACCTGCTGGACCGCCACGGACAGGCGGTCCTCCTCGGCGTGCCGCCCGCCACGGCCGAGGCGTCCTTCCTCGTCTCGTCGATGTACCTGGACAAGTCGATCCTCGGCTGCCGGTACGGGTCCTCGCGGCCGCAGCGGGACATCGCGCTGTACGCGGAGATGTACCGGGAAGGCCGGTTGCTGCTGGACGAGTTGGTGACCGGCACGTATCCCGTGGAGGACTTCGAGAAGGCGGCCGCCGACGCGCGGGCCGGACGGGTCGCCAGGGCCGTTCTCACCTTCTGA